One genomic window of Lusitaniella coriacea LEGE 07157 includes the following:
- a CDS encoding tetratricopeptide repeat protein: protein MSKLLGGHYQFLQVLGSSEVRQTYLAADIHLPGHPKCTIKKLPLEGKNPHILPFTFSLMEQKVKNLQALSQKGQIARILTYFVENNHFYIVQEFIPGHSLNDEIQPDYPLSEYRVLQIVREVLQILCTAHHRGIVHHNLKPSNIIRRHRDGQLALIDFRAFELTQTHAENSSETPFSSPYSDSSEVKGQMSCDRDLYAVGAIAIQALMGCSTREFAQHKPTFWLKTVNARSDFVTVLRKMVHPEEQKRYQDAKTVLTDLQKLLSNRIAARKPPPPPLLPKPQVKKLRLRLSPRRLLAAGMGAVALLLALAYSLRLPQTVVAQYWLSQGRAKVERGQEQDAIADYTRAIELKPHSDHAYYQRGVAYARQEENKAALADLTQAIQLNSRSAEFYYQRGNSRLAVGDLWGAQGDYTQAIELDATFAKAYINRGSTRAIAGNERDAIADYTQAIDLNPKFAPGYLNRCLSHSNLSEQQKAIQDCTQAINLRPNHPFGYQNRGLVYRRLGNFQRALEDYNIALRLDSNDAEPYYNRGLTRADLDDYRGAIADYTAAIAREPEHLLAYYDRGMAYLKLRDRSAAEQDFRKAAQQCLTRGKIECYNNAAQQLQKLNVKPPEVPTVKNSDLSES from the coding sequence ATGAGTAAATTACTCGGAGGACACTATCAATTCCTTCAGGTTTTGGGTTCGAGTGAGGTTCGCCAGACCTATCTTGCGGCGGATATCCACTTGCCGGGACATCCCAAATGTACGATCAAAAAACTCCCTTTAGAAGGAAAAAATCCCCATATCCTCCCTTTCACCTTTAGCTTAATGGAGCAAAAGGTGAAAAACCTGCAAGCATTAAGTCAAAAAGGACAAATTGCCAGGATTTTAACTTATTTTGTTGAAAACAACCATTTTTACATTGTCCAGGAATTTATACCGGGTCACTCCTTAAACGACGAAATTCAACCGGATTATCCTCTTTCTGAGTATCGGGTTCTTCAGATTGTGCGGGAAGTGCTTCAGATTCTTTGTACTGCTCATCATCGGGGAATCGTTCATCACAATCTTAAACCGTCTAATATTATTCGTCGCCATCGAGACGGTCAATTGGCTTTAATTGACTTTCGAGCTTTTGAATTGACTCAGACCCACGCTGAAAATTCATCGGAAACCCCTTTTTCTTCTCCTTATAGCGATTCTTCTGAGGTTAAAGGTCAAATGAGCTGCGATCGCGATCTTTATGCAGTTGGCGCGATCGCGATTCAAGCTTTGATGGGGTGTTCCACTAGGGAATTCGCCCAACACAAGCCAACCTTTTGGTTGAAAACAGTGAATGCAAGGTCTGATTTCGTAACTGTTTTGCGGAAGATGGTGCATCCAGAAGAGCAAAAACGCTATCAAGATGCCAAAACGGTCTTGACGGATTTGCAGAAGTTATTGTCGAATCGCATTGCGGCACGCAAACCTCCACCGCCGCCGTTACTTCCCAAACCCCAGGTCAAAAAGTTGCGTTTGAGATTGTCTCCTCGTCGCCTGCTAGCAGCGGGAATGGGTGCAGTGGCACTTCTATTGGCTTTGGCGTATAGCTTGCGCTTGCCGCAAACGGTTGTGGCACAATACTGGTTGAGCCAAGGGCGGGCTAAAGTGGAAAGAGGGCAAGAACAAGACGCGATCGCGGACTACACTCGCGCCATCGAACTCAAACCTCATAGCGATCACGCCTACTATCAACGCGGGGTAGCCTACGCGCGTCAAGAGGAGAATAAAGCGGCATTAGCGGATTTAACCCAAGCGATTCAACTCAATTCTCGTTCAGCGGAATTTTATTACCAACGGGGAAATTCGCGGCTAGCGGTGGGAGATCTTTGGGGGGCGCAAGGGGATTACACTCAAGCAATTGAATTGGATGCTACATTTGCCAAAGCTTACATCAATCGTGGCAGCACGCGCGCGATCGCGGGGAACGAACGGGACGCGATCGCAGACTACACTCAAGCCATCGATCTCAACCCTAAATTTGCCCCAGGCTATCTTAATCGCTGTCTGTCTCACTCCAACCTCAGCGAACAGCAGAAAGCCATCCAAGACTGCACCCAAGCCATTAACCTCAGACCCAATCACCCCTTTGGCTATCAAAATCGGGGCTTAGTCTATCGCCGCTTAGGGAATTTTCAGCGCGCCCTCGAAGACTATAACATCGCCCTACGCCTCGACTCCAACGATGCAGAACCCTACTACAATCGGGGATTAACCCGCGCCGATCTCGATGACTATCGCGGTGCCATTGCCGATTATACTGCCGCGATCGCGCGAGAACCCGAACATCTCCTTGCCTACTACGATCGTGGGATGGCTTATCTTAAATTGCGCGATCGTTCCGCCGCCGAACAAGACTTTCGCAAAGCCGCCCAACAATGCCTCACGCGCGGCAAAATTGAATGTTATAACAACGCAGCCCAACAACTTCAAAAACTTAACGTCAAACCCCCAGAAGTTCCCACAGTCAAGAACTCAGACCTTTCTGAATCTTAG